The following DNA comes from Armatimonadota bacterium.
ACGGGCCTTCCGTCACGCGCACGGCCTGGCCCACAGTCCAGATAGTCTTCGGCTTCTGGGATTCCTCGCCCACCGTCTTGAGGATCTCGGAGACCTCGGACTCCTTCAGCGGAACCGGCGTATCCGACGAGCCCACGAAATGCGTAACGCCCGCTGTCTGCTGGATCAAATGACGGAGCTCATCGTTCATGTGCATCTGCACGAGCACGTACCCGGGATAGAGCTTCCGCTTGACCTCGCGCCTCTTGCCCGCGGCCGAACGAATCTCCGTCTCAGTAGGCACCTCAATACGACCCACAAGGTGTCCCAGGTCGTGGGCCTCGACCATCTTCTCGATGGCCGTCTTGACCTTGTTTTCTTTCCCGGTGAGAGTGTGGACGACAAACCACTGCATGAGGTGCGCTCCCTGGCTGGCTCCGCCGCCTTGCGCTATTTCGAGATGCCAAGAATGGACATGAGTGTCGTGAAGAACAGGTCCAGAACCCCGACCC
Coding sequences within:
- the nusG gene encoding transcription termination/antitermination factor NusG → MQWFVVHTLTGKENKVKTAIEKMVEAHDLGHLVGRIEVPTETEIRSAAGKRREVKRKLYPGYVLVQMHMNDELRHLIQQTAGVTHFVGSSDTPVPLKESEVSEILKTVGEESQKPKTIWTVGQAVRVTEGPFNEFTGKIDDVNPERETVKVLVSIFGRETPVEVDFTQIEKL